One genomic region from Knoellia sp. p5-6-4 encodes:
- a CDS encoding class I SAM-dependent methyltransferase, whose protein sequence is MTLTPTSQSSSTKERTGYWDAYYGQQHSNARPLPSQFATFVAGELEGRQRVVEFGCGSGRDSIFFASYGHDVTGVDGSVAAVENCRALSEALGVPATFVNAMVDDESLARRLGSGSGPLAIYARFFVHAITDDEEETFLDLAAEVTSPGDMLAVEYRTVRDQSGVKVTGAHFRRFVTPATFQARALGRGFEVAYAVEGFGFAKYRQDDAYVAREIFTRR, encoded by the coding sequence GTGACGCTGACGCCGACGTCGCAGAGCAGCTCAACCAAGGAGCGCACCGGCTACTGGGATGCCTACTACGGGCAGCAGCACAGCAACGCCCGTCCGCTTCCCTCGCAGTTCGCCACGTTCGTGGCGGGGGAGCTCGAGGGCCGTCAGCGGGTGGTCGAGTTCGGGTGTGGCAGCGGGAGGGACTCCATCTTCTTCGCCTCCTACGGCCACGACGTGACCGGTGTCGACGGGTCCGTCGCCGCCGTCGAGAACTGCCGTGCGCTGAGCGAGGCACTGGGAGTCCCGGCCACCTTCGTCAACGCGATGGTCGACGACGAGTCCCTCGCCCGTCGGCTGGGCTCCGGCAGCGGACCGCTCGCCATCTACGCCCGGTTCTTCGTGCACGCCATCACCGACGACGAGGAGGAGACCTTCCTCGACCTCGCCGCCGAGGTGACGTCTCCGGGCGACATGCTGGCGGTCGAGTACCGCACCGTGCGCGACCAGAGCGGTGTGAAGGTGACGGGTGCCCACTTCCGCCGCTTCGTCACACCGGCGACCTTCCAGGCTCGGGCCCTGGGCCGTGGCTTCGAGGTGGCCTACGCGGTCGAGGGCTTCGGGTTCGCCAAGTACCGCCAGGACGACGCGTATGTTGCCCGCGAGATCTTCACGCGACGCTGA
- a CDS encoding flavodoxin domain-containing protein, protein MTRIFIPYGTTEGQTATIAEVVADVIRAHGIDVEAVDVKASRGVIPDGCDGVVIGASIHMGKHDKHVVEFVQRNRDALDRLPSAFFSVSLAAHGDTAEAEGYVEQFEQESGWRPDRVALFGGALLYTHYGFVKRHLMKKIAQDKPGQLGTDTSRDYVYTEWDGVRRFAEDFVTDLATGADRPRLE, encoded by the coding sequence ATGACCAGGATCTTCATCCCCTACGGGACCACCGAAGGGCAGACCGCCACGATCGCCGAGGTCGTGGCCGACGTGATCCGCGCGCACGGCATCGACGTGGAGGCGGTGGACGTCAAGGCGTCACGAGGCGTGATCCCCGACGGCTGCGACGGCGTGGTCATCGGCGCCTCCATCCACATGGGCAAGCATGACAAGCACGTCGTGGAGTTCGTGCAGAGGAACCGCGACGCCCTCGACAGGCTGCCGTCCGCGTTCTTCTCGGTGAGCCTGGCGGCCCACGGGGACACCGCGGAGGCCGAGGGGTATGTCGAGCAGTTCGAGCAGGAGTCGGGCTGGCGCCCCGACAGGGTGGCTCTCTTCGGTGGCGCGCTCCTCTACACCCACTACGGGTTCGTCAAGCGCCACCTCATGAAGAAGATCGCCCAGGACAAGCCCGGCCAGCTGGGGACGGACACCTCGCGTGACTACGTCTACACCGAGTGGGACGGCGTCAGGCGTTTCGCCGAGGACTTCGTGACCGACCTCGCCACCGGGGCGGACCGGCCCCGGCTGGAGTAG
- a CDS encoding DUF2510 domain-containing protein, which yields MSPLPPPGWYADPERPCTWRYWDGAQWTAHRPSL from the coding sequence ATGTCCCCCCTCCCCCCGCCCGGCTGGTATGCCGACCCCGAGCGCCCGTGCACGTGGCGGTACTGGGACGGCGCGCAGTGGACGGCCCACCGCCCCAGCCTGTGA
- a CDS encoding RNA polymerase sigma factor translates to MSKNASESPARPLPKEFAHPALQNLVLLGSTNGSVDSEQLRTALVDAEVEPKRMKAVLRSLEEQGISITLDTATATRAVAATSSSRRTASASTKKAAVKKTAAKKTATADEAKTATKKAAAKTVSKTASAKTASAGTDAPAAKKAASKKASTTAEASAAAAAPAKKAATKKAASKKAAASKAAPGTESTEAAEPGDVEEDVEVEPTDVVESELEEVVIEDDTEDAEGGAATAKTAEVEEEGGFVLRDDDEDDAPVQQVVTAGATADPVKDYLKQIGKVALLNAEQEVELAKRIEAGLFAEEKLNSGEKIDMKLKRELWWIAQDGKKAKNHLLEANLRLVVSLAKRYTGRGMLFLDLIQEGNLGLIRAVEKFDYTKGYKFSTYATWWIRQAITRAMADQARTIRIPVHMVEVINKLARVQRQMLQDLGREPTPEELAKELDMTPEKVVEVQKYGREPISLHTPLGEDGDSEFGDLIEDSEAVVPADAVSFTLLQEQLHSVLDTLSEREAGVVSMRFGLTDGQPKTLDEIGKVYGVTRERIRQIESKTMSKLRHPSRSQVLRDYLD, encoded by the coding sequence GTGTCCAAGAACGCCTCCGAGAGCCCGGCCCGTCCCCTCCCCAAGGAGTTCGCGCACCCCGCGCTGCAGAACCTCGTCCTCCTGGGCAGCACGAACGGGTCGGTGGACAGCGAGCAGCTGCGCACCGCCCTGGTCGACGCCGAGGTCGAGCCCAAGCGGATGAAGGCCGTTCTGCGCTCCCTCGAGGAGCAGGGGATCTCGATCACCCTGGACACCGCCACCGCGACGCGCGCCGTCGCGGCGACCTCGTCCTCACGGCGCACCGCCTCCGCCTCGACGAAGAAGGCCGCCGTGAAGAAGACGGCCGCCAAGAAGACCGCCACCGCTGACGAGGCGAAGACCGCCACGAAGAAGGCGGCAGCCAAGACGGTCTCCAAGACCGCGTCGGCCAAGACGGCCAGCGCGGGCACCGATGCGCCTGCCGCCAAGAAGGCCGCGTCCAAGAAGGCCAGCACCACCGCCGAGGCCTCTGCCGCCGCGGCGGCTCCGGCCAAGAAGGCCGCGACGAAGAAGGCGGCCAGCAAGAAGGCCGCCGCCTCGAAGGCCGCGCCCGGCACCGAGAGCACGGAGGCCGCCGAGCCCGGGGACGTCGAGGAGGACGTCGAGGTCGAGCCCACGGACGTCGTCGAGTCCGAGCTCGAGGAGGTCGTCATCGAGGACGACACCGAGGACGCGGAGGGTGGCGCCGCCACCGCCAAGACCGCGGAGGTCGAGGAGGAGGGCGGCTTCGTCCTGCGCGACGACGACGAGGACGACGCCCCGGTCCAGCAGGTCGTCACCGCCGGTGCCACCGCAGACCCGGTCAAGGACTACCTCAAGCAGATCGGCAAGGTCGCGCTCCTCAACGCAGAGCAGGAGGTCGAGCTCGCCAAGCGCATCGAGGCCGGCCTGTTCGCCGAGGAGAAGCTGAACTCGGGCGAGAAGATCGACATGAAGCTCAAGCGTGAGCTCTGGTGGATCGCCCAGGACGGCAAGAAGGCCAAGAACCACCTTCTCGAGGCCAACCTGCGCCTCGTGGTCTCCCTCGCCAAGCGCTACACCGGTCGCGGCATGCTCTTCCTCGACCTGATCCAGGAGGGCAACCTCGGCCTGATCCGCGCGGTCGAGAAGTTCGACTACACCAAGGGCTACAAGTTCTCGACCTACGCGACGTGGTGGATCCGCCAGGCCATCACCCGCGCGATGGCCGACCAGGCGCGCACCATCCGCATCCCGGTGCACATGGTCGAGGTCATCAACAAGCTCGCCCGCGTCCAGCGCCAGATGCTGCAGGACCTCGGTCGCGAGCCCACCCCGGAGGAGCTCGCCAAGGAGCTCGACATGACCCCCGAGAAGGTCGTCGAGGTCCAGAAGTACGGCCGCGAGCCGATCTCGCTGCACACGCCGCTCGGTGAGGACGGCGACTCCGAGTTCGGTGACCTCATCGAGGACTCCGAGGCGGTCGTGCCGGCCGACGCCGTGAGCTTCACGCTCCTGCAGGAGCAGCTGCACTCGGTGCTCGACACCCTCTCGGAGCGCGAGGCGGGTGTCGTCTCGATGCGGTTCGGCCTCACCGACGGCCAGCCCAAGACCCTCGACGAGATCGGCAAGGTCTACGGCGTCACGCGCGAGCGGATCCGCCAGATCGAGTCCAAAACCATGAGCAAGCTGCGCCACCCCAGCCGCTCACAGGTGCTGCGCGACTACCTGGACTGA